A window of the Natronomonas salina genome harbors these coding sequences:
- a CDS encoding alpha/beta hydrolase, with translation MPDRELDPQAAAVLEAVESVPVPPTYELSVESARERLAAFFGDQSAAPVAAVEEFSIPGPDESIDVRLYLPERTDPPLVVFYHGGGWVLGGLDSYDPLCRALANAGDVAVLSVDYRLAPEHPFPAGFEDAYAAAVWATKNAGRMNCDPDRVAVAGDSAGGNLAAAVTIAARDRNGPAIDAQALLYPAVAAPGIHAFESQVENAEGYFLERDSVAWFYERYLDDAADRRNAYVAPLLARDVSGLPPATVVTAGFDPLRDEGEAYADRLAEAGVAVRRESYPGMIHGFASMLDDLDRADDAVAAVADGLAATFGD, from the coding sequence ATGCCCGACCGCGAACTCGACCCGCAGGCAGCCGCCGTCCTGGAGGCCGTCGAATCCGTCCCAGTGCCGCCGACCTACGAGTTGTCGGTCGAGAGCGCCCGCGAGCGCCTCGCCGCCTTCTTCGGGGACCAGTCTGCTGCCCCGGTCGCCGCCGTCGAGGAATTCTCCATCCCCGGTCCCGACGAGTCCATCGACGTCCGGCTGTACCTCCCCGAGCGGACCGACCCGCCGCTGGTCGTCTTCTACCACGGCGGCGGGTGGGTCCTCGGCGGCCTCGACTCCTACGACCCGCTCTGCCGCGCGCTCGCGAACGCCGGCGACGTGGCCGTCCTCTCCGTCGACTACCGGCTCGCGCCCGAACACCCGTTCCCGGCGGGCTTCGAGGACGCTTACGCCGCGGCGGTCTGGGCGACGAAGAACGCAGGCCGGATGAACTGCGACCCGGACCGCGTGGCCGTGGCCGGCGACAGCGCCGGCGGCAACCTCGCGGCGGCGGTCACCATCGCCGCCCGCGACCGCAACGGCCCCGCCATCGACGCGCAGGCGCTGCTCTATCCGGCGGTGGCCGCCCCCGGCATCCACGCCTTCGAGAGCCAGGTCGAGAACGCCGAGGGGTACTTCCTCGAGCGGGACAGCGTCGCGTGGTTCTACGAGCGCTACCTCGACGACGCCGCGGACCGCCGGAACGCCTACGTCGCGCCGCTGCTCGCACGCGACGTCTCGGGGCTGCCGCCCGCGACGGTCGTCACCGCCGGGTTCGACCCGCTCCGCGACGAGGGGGAGGCCTACGCCGACCGGCTGGCCGAGGCCGGCGTCGCGGTCCGCCGCGAGTCGTACCCGGGCATGATCCACGGCTTCGCCAGCATGCTCGACGACCTCGACCGCGCCGACGACGCCGTCGCGGCGGTCGCCGACGGCCTCGCGGCGACGTTCGGGGACTGA
- a CDS encoding YlbF family regulator yields MSIETTPAERADELAEDLGDAIAEMPAYQEFVEAKAAVENDEELQQEIREFEQLREEFMMARQTGDATNDDLRKLQSTQEDLHGKPKMKAYLQAQSEIELKLQELDQLISDPLEIEFGQKAGGCCED; encoded by the coding sequence ATGAGTATCGAGACGACCCCCGCGGAGCGCGCAGACGAACTCGCCGAGGACCTCGGCGACGCGATCGCCGAGATGCCCGCCTACCAGGAGTTCGTCGAGGCGAAGGCGGCCGTCGAGAACGACGAGGAACTCCAGCAGGAGATCCGGGAGTTCGAGCAGCTCCGCGAGGAGTTCATGATGGCCCGACAGACCGGCGACGCGACCAACGACGACCTCCGGAAGCTGCAGAGCACCCAGGAGGACCTCCACGGCAAGCCGAAGATGAAGGCGTACCTGCAGGCGCAGTCCGAGATCGAGCTCAAACTTCAGGAGCTCGACCAGCTCATCTCCGACCCGCTGGAGATCGAGTTCGGCCAGAAGGCCGGCGGCTGCTGCGAGGACTGA
- the dph2 gene encoding diphthamide biosynthesis enzyme Dph2, producing the protein MSQESDPGYTEGDLRNTGLSLKHDRTWDYELDRIVEAVEERDATTVGLQFPEGLKRRGPRVADDLRSELPDDVNVMISGQPCYGACDLDTYLMRRTDVFVHFGHSPMKESEKIIYVPLFSNVEVTPIMAEALDELTSPEEDDRVGLVTTAQHMNKFEEMRAWLEERGYAVETRRGDERLTNEGQVLGCNYASADVDADQILYVGGGKFHPLGLAMEHPDKTVVIADPVNNSVHIADTEKFLKQRYASVHKAMDAEEWGVIFCTKIGQGRWEIAEEIVAENDDAYLITMDEVTPDRLTNFGLDAYVNTGCPRITTDDGPQFKKPMLTPQEYRIAIGEEPLENLEFDTFHGTW; encoded by the coding sequence ATGAGCCAGGAATCGGACCCCGGGTACACGGAGGGAGACCTCCGGAACACCGGGCTGTCGCTGAAGCACGACCGGACGTGGGACTACGAACTCGACCGCATAGTCGAGGCGGTCGAGGAGCGCGACGCCACCACGGTCGGTCTGCAGTTCCCGGAGGGACTGAAGCGCCGCGGCCCGCGCGTCGCCGACGACCTCCGTTCGGAGCTGCCAGACGACGTGAACGTGATGATCTCGGGGCAGCCCTGCTACGGCGCCTGCGACCTCGACACCTACCTGATGCGGCGGACGGACGTCTTCGTCCACTTCGGCCACTCGCCGATGAAGGAGTCCGAGAAGATCATCTACGTCCCGCTGTTCTCCAACGTCGAGGTCACGCCGATCATGGCGGAGGCCCTCGACGAGCTGACGTCGCCCGAGGAGGACGACCGCGTCGGCCTCGTGACGACGGCCCAGCACATGAACAAGTTCGAGGAGATGCGCGCGTGGCTCGAGGAGCGCGGCTACGCCGTCGAGACGCGCCGCGGCGACGAGCGGTTGACCAACGAGGGCCAGGTCCTCGGCTGCAACTACGCCTCCGCGGACGTCGACGCCGACCAGATCCTCTACGTCGGCGGCGGGAAGTTCCACCCGCTCGGCCTGGCGATGGAGCACCCCGACAAGACGGTCGTCATCGCCGACCCGGTGAACAACTCCGTCCACATCGCGGACACCGAGAAGTTCCTCAAGCAGCGCTACGCCTCCGTCCACAAGGCGATGGACGCCGAGGAGTGGGGCGTCATCTTCTGTACGAAGATCGGCCAGGGCCGCTGGGAGATCGCCGAGGAGATCGTCGCGGAGAACGACGACGCCTACCTCATCACGATGGACGAGGTGACGCCGGACCGCCTGACGAACTTCGGGCTGGACGCCTACGTCAACACGGGCTGTCCGCGCATCACGACCGACGACGGCCCGCAGTTCAAGAAGCCGATGCTCACCCCCCAGGAGTACCGCATCGCCATCGGCGAGGAGCCGCTAGAGAACCTGGAGTTCGACACCTTCCACGGTACCTGGTAA
- a CDS encoding MBL fold metallo-hydrolase, with amino-acid sequence MTVHSDWGDWLPRAVADADPEGLRLWYLGCNGFVLKADDGTTVFVDPYLGTGDPPRTVRMVPVPFDPADVVEADAILATHDHSDHVDGPSQAPILEGTNATFYGAEPSVETASGWTDEYDVDDEDLVTVEEGETLEIGALTVSVEPAHDPDADHPVSYVIEHDAGTFFHGGDARPSDDFEAVGDRYDIDLGALAFGSAGMIPDKETREPKLTQWYSDENMIAEAARQLELDRLLPTHWDMWKGLTADPEALRHHVRSFEHPRTLEILEIGDETDV; translated from the coding sequence ATGACGGTCCACTCCGACTGGGGCGACTGGCTGCCGAGGGCGGTCGCCGACGCCGACCCCGAGGGGCTGCGGCTCTGGTACCTGGGTTGCAACGGCTTCGTGCTGAAGGCCGACGACGGGACGACGGTGTTCGTCGACCCGTACCTCGGGACCGGAGACCCGCCGCGGACGGTCCGGATGGTCCCGGTGCCGTTCGACCCGGCGGACGTCGTGGAGGCCGACGCGATCCTGGCGACCCACGACCACTCCGACCACGTCGACGGGCCGTCACAGGCGCCGATTCTGGAGGGGACGAACGCCACCTTCTACGGGGCGGAGCCGTCCGTCGAGACCGCCAGCGGGTGGACGGACGAGTACGACGTCGACGACGAGGACCTCGTGACCGTCGAGGAGGGCGAGACGCTCGAGATCGGCGCGCTGACGGTCTCGGTCGAGCCGGCCCACGATCCGGACGCCGACCATCCCGTGTCCTACGTGATCGAACACGACGCGGGGACGTTCTTCCACGGCGGCGACGCGCGACCGAGCGACGACTTCGAGGCCGTCGGCGACCGGTACGATATCGACCTCGGCGCGCTCGCGTTCGGTTCAGCGGGCATGATTCCGGACAAGGAGACTCGCGAGCCGAAACTCACGCAGTGGTACTCCGACGAGAACATGATCGCGGAGGCGGCCCGACAGCTGGAACTCGACCGACTGCTGCCGACCCACTGGGACATGTGGAAGGGCCTCACCGCCGACCCCGAGGCGCTGCGACACCACGTCAGGAGCTTCGAGCACCCGCGAACGCTCGAGATACTGGAGATCGGCGACGAGACGGACGTCTAG
- a CDS encoding DUF7139 domain-containing protein has protein sequence MSTSESNRGTDRLVDVYRAYIGEPDSRTDVYLGFALFFAGLGLGLAGLLLFAIERGVIAGEAFWLREIAFAGGALGLPVLLVSVVVLLPADRRAVYVALGGLAITVVAIGFFVSVYPSNWNYGADYSLQGVSVYAVGLISLLAATGSALVGYHIERVGGGPAAAAGAEEEQGGDDPEVTAAQVQRDIDEAMSGTEMSWGGVEKVETERLSINPDADLDGHNFDQSKAKVHRSKSVDDQLSALKGMKGGEQRTDSGSGVDDQADALKQLREQQRKDAEADPDGLVGRLKDLVGR, from the coding sequence ATGTCGACCTCCGAATCGAACCGCGGAACCGACCGACTCGTCGACGTCTACCGGGCGTACATCGGCGAACCGGACAGCCGGACGGACGTCTACCTCGGGTTCGCGCTGTTCTTCGCCGGGCTGGGGCTCGGCCTCGCGGGGCTGCTGCTGTTCGCCATCGAGCGCGGCGTCATAGCCGGCGAGGCGTTCTGGCTCCGGGAGATCGCCTTCGCCGGCGGCGCGCTGGGACTGCCGGTCCTCCTGGTCTCCGTCGTCGTGTTGCTGCCGGCGGACCGTCGGGCCGTCTACGTCGCCCTGGGCGGGCTGGCGATCACCGTCGTCGCCATCGGCTTCTTCGTCTCAGTGTACCCGAGCAACTGGAACTACGGGGCGGACTACAGCCTGCAGGGCGTCAGCGTCTACGCCGTCGGCCTGATCAGCCTGCTGGCGGCGACCGGCTCGGCGCTCGTCGGCTACCACATCGAGCGGGTAGGCGGCGGTCCCGCGGCGGCCGCCGGGGCCGAGGAGGAACAGGGCGGCGACGACCCCGAGGTGACGGCGGCGCAGGTCCAGCGGGACATCGACGAGGCGATGTCGGGGACGGAGATGTCGTGGGGCGGCGTCGAGAAGGTCGAGACCGAGCGGCTGTCGATCAACCCCGACGCCGACCTCGACGGGCACAACTTCGACCAGTCGAAGGCGAAGGTCCACCGCTCGAAGAGCGTCGACGACCAGCTGTCCGCGCTGAAGGGAATGAAGGGCGGCGAGCAGCGCACCGACAGCGGCAGCGGCGTCGACGACCAGGCCGACGCGCTGAAGCAACTGAGAGAGCAGCAGCGGAAGGACGCCGAGGCCGACCCCGACGGACTGGTCGGTCGACTGAAGGACCTCGTCGGGCGCTGA
- a CDS encoding METTL5 family protein — translation MTEGNAGSTRRRLAQELAVVAGFEDPRAPLEQYHTPPDLAAHIVHVSDLQGDVEDRTVVDLGCGTGMLALGAALRGPDRVVGVDVDPAPLSTARENERRVAARTDVSWVRADATRAPLCPDDPVTVLMNPPFGAQSGNEGADRAFLETAVDIADVSYSVHNAGSEAFVESFADDEGGEVTHAFAAEFDLPRQFDHHEDESRSIDTEVFRIEWR, via the coding sequence ATGACAGAGGGGAACGCGGGGTCGACGCGTCGCCGGCTGGCGCAGGAACTGGCAGTCGTCGCCGGGTTCGAGGACCCGCGGGCGCCGCTGGAGCAGTACCACACGCCGCCGGACCTGGCGGCCCACATCGTCCACGTCTCGGACCTCCAGGGCGACGTCGAGGACCGGACGGTCGTCGACCTGGGCTGCGGCACCGGGATGCTGGCGCTCGGCGCGGCGTTGCGCGGCCCCGACCGCGTCGTCGGCGTCGACGTCGACCCGGCGCCGCTGTCGACCGCCCGGGAGAACGAACGGCGGGTCGCCGCCCGGACCGACGTCTCGTGGGTCCGCGCCGACGCGACGCGGGCGCCGCTATGTCCCGACGACCCGGTGACGGTGCTGATGAACCCGCCGTTCGGCGCCCAGTCCGGCAACGAGGGTGCCGACCGCGCCTTCCTCGAGACCGCCGTCGACATCGCCGACGTCTCCTACTCCGTCCACAACGCCGGCAGCGAGGCGTTCGTCGAGTCCTTCGCCGACGACGAGGGCGGCGAGGTGACCCACGCCTTCGCCGCTGAGTTCGACCTCCCCCGGCAGTTCGACCACCACGAGGACGAGTCGCGGTCCATCGACACCGAGGTCTTCCGCATCGAGTGGCGGTAG
- a CDS encoding apolipoprotein A1/A4/E family protein, producing MSNADPEELVTASSDGVSVEKSFEPDDFPVPAITFVIRADREETVSVRLVDTVPSHIPPEDIGFHPKFGAEFWGVEGDTIVFEREFEPGEEFTTIYGLRGGGSDDVEQFMTEPAIENVDPPLDEPEEDVEDESADAAAAETAETGDDIADAVDGVETDPDAEPDAGEADETPADAGIEEAEDTSIDLPDPEEETAGAAAGAAAAGGASTGIEAENLVTALADEIRSGDVDDDAVDDLRDALGVDDASGSEEARIDHLQSKVADLEAYTDALEEFLDENGDAQQLIADVRGDIADTEDRLDAVETTAESAERTAESMEDRLEARFEDLETRVNEGLSDVEVRVDEKLADVEDRVDEALEDLDDVDEVVQEQLDEELDDLWSAVDDAASEADEVASELRAFRQEVDEDTTERVAELETEVEELSEELEDVAEMRDRLASALGGLAPQDDADDEN from the coding sequence ATGAGCAACGCCGACCCCGAAGAACTCGTGACAGCGTCCAGCGACGGTGTCTCGGTCGAGAAGTCGTTCGAGCCGGACGACTTCCCCGTGCCGGCGATCACCTTCGTCATCCGCGCGGACCGCGAGGAGACCGTCTCGGTCCGCCTCGTCGACACCGTCCCCAGCCACATCCCGCCCGAGGACATCGGCTTCCACCCGAAGTTCGGCGCGGAGTTCTGGGGCGTCGAGGGCGACACCATCGTCTTCGAGCGGGAGTTCGAACCCGGAGAGGAGTTCACGACCATCTACGGCCTGCGCGGGGGCGGCTCCGACGACGTCGAGCAATTCATGACCGAACCGGCGATCGAGAACGTCGACCCGCCGCTCGACGAACCCGAGGAGGACGTCGAGGACGAATCGGCCGACGCTGCCGCCGCGGAGACCGCCGAGACCGGCGACGACATCGCGGACGCCGTCGACGGGGTCGAGACTGACCCCGACGCCGAGCCGGACGCCGGCGAGGCCGACGAGACGCCGGCCGACGCGGGCATCGAGGAGGCCGAGGACACCTCGATCGACCTCCCGGACCCCGAGGAGGAGACCGCGGGAGCGGCCGCCGGCGCTGCGGCGGCCGGCGGCGCGTCGACGGGGATCGAGGCGGAGAACCTCGTCACGGCGCTCGCCGACGAGATCCGCTCCGGCGACGTGGACGACGACGCGGTCGACGACCTGCGCGACGCCCTCGGCGTCGACGACGCGTCCGGCAGCGAGGAGGCCCGCATCGACCACCTCCAGTCCAAGGTCGCGGACCTCGAGGCCTACACGGACGCCCTCGAGGAGTTCCTCGACGAGAACGGCGACGCCCAGCAGCTCATCGCCGACGTCCGAGGTGACATCGCGGACACCGAGGACCGCCTCGACGCCGTCGAGACGACCGCCGAGTCCGCGGAGCGGACGGCCGAGTCCATGGAGGACCGCCTCGAGGCACGGTTCGAGGACCTCGAGACCCGCGTCAACGAGGGCCTCAGCGACGTGGAGGTGCGCGTCGACGAGAAACTGGCCGACGTCGAGGACCGCGTCGACGAGGCCCTCGAGGACCTGGACGACGTCGACGAGGTCGTCCAGGAGCAGCTGGACGAGGAGCTCGACGATCTCTGGTCGGCCGTCGACGATGCCGCCAGCGAGGCCGACGAGGTCGCCAGCGAACTCCGCGCGTTCCGCCAGGAGGTCGACGAGGACACCACCGAGCGCGTCGCGGAGCTGGAGACGGAGGTCGAGGAGCTCTCCGAGGAACTGGAGGACGTCGCCGAGATGCGCGACCGCCTCGCCAGCGCGCTCGGCGGGCTCGCCCCGCAGGACGACGCGGACGACGAGAACTGA
- a CDS encoding C2H2-type zinc finger protein, with the protein MDCPRCDGRLERYALGGREAVSCDRCGYIGVPVEHRGELRDGESWDDAITRFNEVGRVSAGTVETSDAPTPEFDDAGDDPQPTVVRVSSPASDLTVEAGQNTAIDGDAIEDGATDAGDGVACDVCGKRFDAVAQLNGHMAVHSGEE; encoded by the coding sequence ATGGACTGTCCCCGGTGTGACGGCCGACTGGAACGGTACGCCCTGGGCGGCCGCGAGGCGGTCTCCTGCGACCGCTGCGGCTACATCGGAGTGCCCGTCGAACACCGGGGCGAGCTGCGCGACGGGGAGTCGTGGGACGACGCCATCACGCGGTTCAACGAGGTCGGACGCGTCAGCGCCGGGACCGTCGAGACGAGCGACGCCCCGACGCCCGAGTTCGACGACGCGGGCGACGATCCGCAGCCGACGGTCGTCCGCGTGTCGTCGCCGGCGTCGGACCTGACCGTCGAAGCCGGGCAGAACACCGCCATCGACGGCGACGCTATCGAGGACGGCGCAACCGATGCAGGAGACGGCGTCGCCTGCGACGTCTGTGGGAAGCGGTTCGACGCGGTCGCCCAGCTCAACGGTCACATGGCCGTCCACTCGGGCGAAGAATAG
- a CDS encoding rhomboid family intramembrane serine protease, protein MPSPAAVWYVVLLAGMLVSLATLYYLAQPHGRWGRLARRRLLLGLPWGTLVACAGVAAFYLFVQDGLANPTDPVVVPFRAWSYFYPTGILTAGFAHAGLGHLTGNLLGALVFGTVAEYAWGHFPRERGSASFSSLRTNPIVRAAAWGVGLFVAAILTAAFALGPVVGFSGVVFALVGFALVRYPVATVVAILVSRIVSQVFSAVQQPVFQQIASESFSRPWWANVAVQGHALGLFLGIVASVALLYRRDVRPKASHVWFAALAFTIDRGLWAIYTIESSDTYTLFRALGTALVFLLAALVAGGAVATPRDLVSRIDLSRREAAYGLLVCVLLALSLVGVWFNLFVVDDARAGLAEAEPTEVGDYTVFYAEEVENQFIPATPITGENGSDRVNASGVIVVSEERNIWWEEVSKRQLASRGDVTVRLGGLTWNADVRASRTTWSLAGGNSTYNVRLGRATAETRPVVYRAERASADVRIDGRNVSIEPEGNGFDVIVSRENETLDRQSVPVDGNAATVGGVEFERDGRDFFAERNETRIRVARRSD, encoded by the coding sequence ATGCCATCCCCGGCCGCCGTCTGGTACGTCGTCCTCCTGGCCGGGATGCTCGTCTCGCTCGCCACGCTCTACTACCTCGCCCAGCCGCACGGCCGCTGGGGACGGCTGGCGCGGCGACGGCTCCTGCTGGGGTTGCCCTGGGGCACGCTGGTCGCCTGCGCCGGTGTCGCCGCGTTCTACCTGTTCGTCCAGGACGGCCTCGCGAATCCCACCGACCCGGTCGTCGTGCCGTTCCGCGCGTGGAGCTACTTCTACCCGACCGGCATCCTCACGGCGGGCTTCGCCCACGCCGGCCTGGGTCACCTCACGGGCAACCTCCTCGGCGCGCTCGTGTTCGGCACGGTCGCCGAGTACGCCTGGGGACACTTCCCCCGGGAGCGTGGCAGCGCCTCGTTCTCGTCGCTCCGCACCAACCCGATCGTCCGCGCCGCCGCGTGGGGCGTCGGCCTCTTCGTGGCCGCAATCCTCACGGCGGCGTTCGCGCTCGGCCCGGTCGTCGGGTTCTCCGGCGTCGTGTTCGCGCTCGTCGGCTTCGCGCTGGTCCGCTACCCGGTGGCGACCGTCGTCGCGATCCTCGTCAGCCGGATCGTCTCGCAGGTGTTCAGCGCCGTCCAGCAGCCCGTCTTCCAGCAGATCGCCAGCGAGTCCTTCTCGCGGCCCTGGTGGGCGAACGTCGCGGTCCAGGGCCACGCCCTCGGGCTCTTCCTGGGGATCGTCGCGAGCGTCGCGCTGCTGTACCGCCGCGACGTCCGCCCGAAGGCCAGCCACGTCTGGTTCGCCGCCCTGGCCTTCACCATCGACCGGGGCCTGTGGGCCATCTACACAATCGAGAGCAGCGACACCTACACGCTGTTCCGCGCGCTGGGGACGGCGCTGGTGTTCCTCCTCGCGGCGCTCGTCGCGGGCGGCGCCGTCGCTACGCCGCGGGACCTCGTCTCGAGGATCGACCTCTCGCGGCGCGAGGCGGCCTACGGACTGCTCGTGTGCGTCCTGCTGGCGCTGTCGCTGGTCGGCGTCTGGTTCAACCTCTTCGTCGTCGACGACGCGCGGGCGGGACTGGCGGAGGCCGAACCCACTGAGGTCGGCGACTACACCGTCTTCTACGCCGAGGAGGTGGAGAACCAGTTCATCCCGGCGACGCCCATCACCGGCGAGAACGGGAGCGACCGGGTCAACGCCAGCGGCGTCATCGTGGTCTCCGAGGAGCGGAACATCTGGTGGGAGGAGGTATCGAAGCGGCAGCTGGCGTCCCGTGGCGACGTGACCGTCCGGCTCGGCGGCCTCACCTGGAACGCGGACGTCCGCGCGTCGCGGACGACGTGGTCGCTCGCCGGCGGGAACTCGACGTACAACGTCCGTCTGGGCCGGGCGACGGCAGAGACGAGACCGGTCGTCTACCGGGCCGAGCGAGCCAGCGCCGACGTCCGCATCGACGGCCGGAACGTCTCGATCGAGCCGGAGGGCAACGGCTTCGACGTTATCGTCTCGAGGGAGAACGAAACGCTCGACCGCCAGTCCGTCCCGGTCGACGGGAACGCGGCGACCGTCGGCGGCGTCGAGTTCGAGCGGGACGGTCGCGACTTCTTCGCCGAGCGCAACGAGACGCGGATCAGGGTCGCCCGGCGGTCGGACTGA